One window of the Sander lucioperca isolate FBNREF2018 chromosome 5, SLUC_FBN_1.2, whole genome shotgun sequence genome contains the following:
- the LOC116054969 gene encoding P2Y purinoceptor 14: MSDSGGAGVTPIFNQSSVSNQTNASEQVITSANIFFLLVYTLVFLVGLLLNGFTLKVYFCRGQQQVSSSVTIYLKNLAAADFLISLCLPIRITNYASSSVEVRRVYCNFGASAFYLNMYASILFMGYIAANRYLKIIHPLGTHILQTVRAAYIISTVTWLLLLAMMSTYVTVSLLTQEPSPSVSSALDCDVLHSKQLKIFYKMVHASSAAIFLLVLVSLVFFYYSTSHRLSLAQKQRPASPGSKKLAKSRRNMLVLVSVFCICFVPYHLVRLPYAFKNPRFAWGQAFYYLKELTIMVSVLNVCLDPLIYFIFCKAFRHHLSLRRRSSDTQPATHGANGERRSSDGRTSTIRFNRKTSLTTTIKPIGVL, from the exons ATGAGCGACAGTGGAGGAGCGGGAGTGACTCCGATCTTCAACCAGTCCTCAGTGTCCAACCAGACGAACGCCAGCGAACAGGTCATCACCTCGGCTAACATTTTCTTCCTGCTGGTCTACACTCTGGTGTTTCTG GTTGGTTTGCTCCTGAACGGCTTCACGCTGAAGGTTTACTTCTGCCGAGGTCAGCAGCAAGTGTCGAGCAGCGTGACCATCTACCTGAAGAACCTGGCAGCCGCCGACTTCTTGATCAGCCTCTGTCTGCCCATCCGAATCACCAACTACGCCAGCAGCTCCGTCGAAGTCCGCCGGGTCTACTGCAACTTTGGTGCGTCCGCCTTCTACCTGAACATGTACGCCAGCATCCTGTTCATGGGTTACATCGCGGCCAACAG ATATCTGAAGATCATCCACCCGTTAGGAACTCACATCCTGCAGACGGTGCGAGCCGCTTACATCATCTCCACGGTAACCTGGCTTCTCCTCTTGGCCATGATGAGCACGTACGTCACCGTGTCGCTCCTCACCCAGGAGCCTTCACCCTCCGTCTCCAGCGCCTTGGACTGTGACGTCCTGCACAGCAAACAGCTCAAAATCTTCTACAAAATGGTGCACGCCAGTTCGGCCGCCATCTTCCTGCTCGTCCTCGTCTCCCTCGTCTTCTTCTACTACAGCACGTCCCATCGGCTGTCGCTGGCACAGAAGCAGCGGCCGGCGTCCCCCGGCTCGAAGAAGCTCGCCAAGTCCCGCCGGAACATGTTGGTACTTGTCAGCGTCTTCTGCATCTGTTTCGTGCCGTACCACCTGGTTCGCCTTCCCTACGCATTCAAGAATCCACGGTTTGCGTGGGGCCAGGCGTTCTACTACTTGAAGGAGCTGACCATCATGGTGTCGGTCCTCAACGTGTGCCTGGACCCGCTCATCTATTTCATCTTCTGCAAGGCCTTCCGCCATCATCTGAGCCTGCGGAGGCGGTCCAGCGACACACAGCCGGCGACGCACGGAGCAAACGGCGAGAGGAGGAGCAGCGACGGGCGCACCAGCACCATCAGATTCAACCGGAAGACGTCGCTCACCACCACGATAAAGCCGATCGGTGTGCTGTAG